From Passer domesticus isolate bPasDom1 chromosome 8, bPasDom1.hap1, whole genome shotgun sequence, a single genomic window includes:
- the ADRA2A gene encoding alpha-2A adrenergic receptor, which yields MFNLERPFTERGHFFSSMEYQRQLEEEEGYPPPGANGTFNDSGAGPGWGMPYPLHTTITLISLASLLMLFTVFGNVLVIIAVFTSRALKAPQNLFLVSLASADILVATLVIPFSLANEVMGYWYFGKVWCEIYLALDVLFCTSSIVHLCAISLDRYWSITQAIEYNLKRTPRRIKCIIFIVWVISAVISFPPLISIEKKSGQQADQGVAGCKINDEKWYIISSSIGSFFAPCLIMILVYMRIYQIAKRRTRVPPNKRAERPEKKQNGLTDKEDLPATAQLNGEKAAGGSGGQEGEVNGIDMEETSSSEHQENNQCKKSERPSRGKTKTKLSQIKPGDSLPRKTEEERNTKGSRWRGRQNREKRFTFVLAVVIGVFVICWFPFFFTYTLMAVCESCSVPDTLFKFFFWFGYCNSSLNPVIYTIFNHDFRRAFKRILCRIERKRSV from the coding sequence ATGTTTAACCTGGAGCGCCCGTTCACGGAGAGGGGCCACTTCTTCTCCTCCATGGAGTACCAGcggcagctggaggaggaggagggctaCCCCCCTCCCGGCGCTAACGGGACCTTCAACGAcagcggggccggcccgggctGGGGCATGCCGTACCCTCTGCACACCACCATCACTCTCATCAGCCTCGCCAGCTTGCTCATGCTCTTCACCGTCTTTGGCAACGTCCTGGTCATCATCGCTGTCTTCACCAGCCGGGCGCTCAAAGCCCCCCAGAACCTCTTCCTGGTCTCCTTAGCCTCAGCTGACATCCTGGTGGCCACGCTGGTCATCCCCTTCTCGCTGGCAAATGAGGTGATGGGCTACTGGTACTTCGGTAAAGTCTGGTGTGAGATctacctggccttggatgtgcTGTTCTGCACCTCCTCCATTGTGCACCTCTGTGCCATCAGCCTGGACCGGTACTGGTCCATCACACAAGCCATCGAGTACAACCTCAAGCGTACCCCGCGACGCATCAAATGCATCATCTTCATCGTCTGGGTCATCTCGGCTGTCATCTCCTTCCCACCACTCATCTCCATCGAGAAGAAGAGCGGGCAGCAGGCTGACCAGGGGGTGGCAGGGTGCAAGATCAACGATGAGAAGTGGTACATCATCTCTTCTAGCATCGGCTCCTTCTTTGCCCCCTGCCTCATCATGATCCTGGTCTACATGCGCATCTACCAGATAGCCAAGAGGAGAACAAGGGTCCCGCCGAACAAGCGGGCAGAGCGCCCCGAGAAGAAGCAGAATGGCTTGACTGACAAGGAGGACCTGCCAGCCACAGCGCAGCTCAACggggagaaggcagcaggaggCAGTGGCGGGCAGGAGGGAGAGGTCAATGGCATAGACATGGAGGAGACCTCTTCCTCTGAGCACCAGGAGAACAACCAGTGTAAGAAGTCGGAGAGACCATCGAGAGGAAAGACCAAGACTAAGCTGAGCCAAATAAAGCCCGGGGACAGTTTGCCCAGGAAGACGGAGGAGGAGAGGAACACCAAAGGGTCCCGCTGGAGAGGCAGGCAGAACCGGGAGAAGCGCTTCACCTTTGTGCTTGCAGTGGTGATCGGGGTCTTTGTCATCTGCTGGTTCCCCTTCTTCTTCACCTACACGCTGATGGCCGTCTGcgagagctgctctgtgcctgacaCCCTCTTCAAGTTCTTCTTCTGGTTCGGTTACTGCAACAGCTCCTTGAACCCCGTCATCTATACCATTTTCAACCATGACTTCAGACGGGCTTTCAAAAGGATCCTCTGCAGGATAGAGAGGAAAAGGAGTGTTTGA